The genome window AACTGGCGGTATTGGGTGTGCGCCACGCCAATAGACAGGCACATAATCGGGCAACGCACTTCCTGCCCGCGACGGTCCAGCGCCGTGAGATACCCCTGGTCAAGTTCCTGGCGCGTATACAGTTCCGCAACGCGCTGCGCGAAATGGCCGATGAGCGTTGAAGTGAACCGTTCATGGTCTTCCAGCTGCAGCAGCACCACAAAATGCTCGCCGCCCATGTGCGCGATGAAGCTTTCGTAGACGCCCATCTGACGCGTCAGGTTTACGAGCAGTCTCGACATGAATTCGAGTCCGATCCGCTGCCCTTCCTGGCCGCGCGAGGCGCAATACCCCTTGAAACCGACCATATCGATGTAGACCGCCGCCAGCGCCGTGCCTCGGGCCAGCCGGTGATTGATCTCGCGCTTGATGGCGTCGGTGCCCGGCAGATTCGTGATACGGTTCCGGCTCTCAATCGTTTGCAGGAGCGCGTTCAGCGACGCGACCTTGTCCATGAGCCGGTCCAGCTTAAACGGTTTGGAGAGGTAATCGTCCGCCCCTTGTTCCAGGCCATGCAGGACTTCCGGCTCCTCGCCGAGCGCCGTCAAGATCAGAATTGCGATACGATAGAGCTCCGGGTCTTTCCGCAGACGCCGGCAGATCTGATACCCCGTGATGCCGGGCAGCATGATATCGAGTATCGCGATATCAGGCTTAACCTGCTTGGCCAATTCGAATGCCCCCTCGCCGGTATTGATCACGTGAGTAGTATGGCCTTCCGCGTTCAACTTCGTCCTGATCAGGTCGGCGAGGTCGATGTCGTCATCGACCAACAGGATTTTGCTCATCCCCACTACCTTTGCATTGGAACCGAGGGAAACAAGAAACCACAAAACAATAAAACAAGTATATACGCATTCGAGGCAATTCCTCAACCATCGGCCGGCGCGCAACCTTCGGCCGGCGCGGCCGTGCCCCAAGAGGCCCTTCCACGCTCCCGTGGTGTTTCTTCCGTGTCAAGATTGGCATAATACGCCCGTTGCGGGAACGCGCGCCTTCCGGGAGGTAACATGAACAAGAAAGACGTGTCGGCCGTGCTGGAACAGATTGCCGTGCTGCTCGAACTGACGGGCGAAAACCCGTTCAAGGTCCGCTCGTATGAAAACGGCGCGCGTGCGATAGCCCAACTCGACGAAGACCTCGAAACGGTTGTCCGCGAGGGGCGCCTACGCGAACTGAAAGGCGTGGGCGAAGCGCTTGAAAAAAAGATCGTCGAATTAGTCACTACCGGCCGGCTTGAATTCTACGAGAAGCTCCGGGCGCGCTTTCCGCGGTCCATCTTCGAATTGTTCGGCATCCAGAGCCTTGGCCCCAAGCGCATCAAGGTGGTCCATGACGAACTCGGCGTCGACTCGCTGGAAACACTCGAAGCGGCCTGTCGCGATGGCCGCGTGGCCGCCCTGAAAGGATTCAGCGACAAGCTCCAGCAGAAGATCCTGGATGGAATCGCCTTCGCCCAGCGTCATCAAGGCTCTCATCTGGCGCATGTTGCGCGCATGGCGGCGCAAGCGATGCGCGGTCATCTCGCGAAGGACAAGAGCATCGTGCGCATCGAGGTCGCCGGCAGCACGCGCCGCTGCAAGGAGGTCGTCAAGGACATCGACATTCTTGTTTCGAGCGGCGCGCCGGAACAGGTCATGCGCCGTTTCGTCGATGGCCCCGGCGTGACGCAGGTTGTCGCCCACGGCGACACCAAGTCAAGCATCGTCCTCGAAGGCGGCATTGCCGCCGACCTCCGCGTGGTGGAAGATGCGCAGTTCCCCTTTGCGCTCGCCTATTTCACGGGCAGCAAGGAACACAACGTCGTCATGCGCCAGCGCGCGAAGGACCGCGGACTCAAACTCAACGAATACGGCCTCTTTCGCGAGGATGGCGCCTTGGTGGCCTGCCGCGACGAGGCGGACATCTTCCGGGCCCTCGACCTGCCCTATATTCCCCCGGAGCTTCGCGAAGACCGGGGCGAATTCGACGCGGAGCGCATCCCCGACTTGATCGAATGGGAAGACCTGCTCGGGGTCATTCACGTACACACGCCCTACAGCGACGGGCGCGACAGCCCGGCGCGCATGGCCGAAGCGGTCCGGAAACGCGGGGGCAAGTATCTCGTCATATGCGACCACAGCCAGTCCGCGGCCTACGCCAATGGCATGAAGCCCGAGACCGTGCTGAAACAGCACGAGGAGATCGACGCCCTGAACGCGAAGTTCCGGGGCTTTCGCATTGTCAAAGGCATCGAGTCGGACATTCGGCCAAACGGCGGCCTCGATTATGACGAGGACATCCTGCGCCGCTTTGAATTTGTCATTGCCAGCGTTCACAGCAAGCTCGAAATGAGCGAAGACGAGGCGACAGCGCGTATCATCAAGGCGGCCGAAAACCCGTACACCGACGCGATCGGCCATCCCACGGGGCGCCTGCTGCTCACACGCACGGGGTATTCCCTGAATTACGAGAAGGTATTCGACGCGTGCGCCGCAAACCGCGTCGCCATTGAAATCAACAGCAACGAGCACCGCCTGGACATCGATTGGCGGTACATCCGCCGCGGCAAGGAAAAGGGCGTCCGTTTCATCATCAGCCCCGACGCGCACGACACCGCGGGACTCGACTGCATTCCCCTTGGCGCCGGCATCGCGCGCAAGGGATGGCTCGAAGCCGGCGACGTGCTCAATACTCTGACGGCGCAGGACTTTCTCGCATGGCGAAAACCACACTGACGCTTGAAAAACAGCGCGCGCGGCAGGTCTTCGAACGCCTGCGGGCAGCCTACCCCGGCCTGCGTTGCACGCTCGATTTCAAAGGCCCGCTGCAACTGCTCATCGCCACGATTCTCGCCGCGCAATGCACCGATGCGAGGGTCAATATCGTCACCAGGAGACTCTTCCTCAAGTACCGCAAGCCGGAGGATTATCTCGGCGCGCCGACAGAGGAACTGCAGGAAGACATACGCGCCTGCGGGTTCTACCGGAACAAGGCGCGCAGCATCGTGAACGCGTGCAGGAGACTCGTCGACGACTTCAACGGCAAAGTCCCCGGCACGATGGAAGCCTTGCTCACCCTCGACGGAGTCGGGCGCAAGACCGCCAACGTGGTCCTCGGCGAGTGTTTCGGGCAGCAGGGCGTCATTGTGGACACGCACTGCGCGCGTATCAACCAGCGGCTCGGCTTCACCAGGCATGCGGACCCCGTCAAGATCGAGCGGGACCTCATGAAGGTCTGGCCCGAGGAACACTGGACGCTCTTCTCGCACTCGATGGTCTTTCACGGCCGGGCGGTG of Candidatus Hydrogenedentota bacterium contains these proteins:
- a CDS encoding response regulator; translated protein: MSKILLVDDDIDLADLIRTKLNAEGHTTHVINTGEGAFELAKQVKPDIAILDIMLPGITGYQICRRLRKDPELYRIAILILTALGEEPEVLHGLEQGADDYLSKPFKLDRLMDKVASLNALLQTIESRNRITNLPGTDAIKREINHRLARGTALAAVYIDMVGFKGYCASRGQEGQRIGLEFMSRLLVNLTRQMGVYESFIAHMGGEHFVVLLQLEDHERFTSTLIGHFAQRVAELYTRQELDQGYLTALDRRGQEVRCPIMCLSIGVAHTQYRQFKSAKKMFEVLAQVRQMAQPRNNQSVVFVDRRRSDR
- the polX gene encoding DNA polymerase/3'-5' exonuclease PolX — its product is MNKKDVSAVLEQIAVLLELTGENPFKVRSYENGARAIAQLDEDLETVVREGRLRELKGVGEALEKKIVELVTTGRLEFYEKLRARFPRSIFELFGIQSLGPKRIKVVHDELGVDSLETLEAACRDGRVAALKGFSDKLQQKILDGIAFAQRHQGSHLAHVARMAAQAMRGHLAKDKSIVRIEVAGSTRRCKEVVKDIDILVSSGAPEQVMRRFVDGPGVTQVVAHGDTKSSIVLEGGIAADLRVVEDAQFPFALAYFTGSKEHNVVMRQRAKDRGLKLNEYGLFREDGALVACRDEADIFRALDLPYIPPELREDRGEFDAERIPDLIEWEDLLGVIHVHTPYSDGRDSPARMAEAVRKRGGKYLVICDHSQSAAYANGMKPETVLKQHEEIDALNAKFRGFRIVKGIESDIRPNGGLDYDEDILRRFEFVIASVHSKLEMSEDEATARIIKAAENPYTDAIGHPTGRLLLTRTGYSLNYEKVFDACAANRVAIEINSNEHRLDIDWRYIRRGKEKGVRFIISPDAHDTAGLDCIPLGAGIARKGWLEAGDVLNTLTAQDFLAWRKPH
- the nth gene encoding endonuclease III, with protein sequence MAKTTLTLEKQRARQVFERLRAAYPGLRCTLDFKGPLQLLIATILAAQCTDARVNIVTRRLFLKYRKPEDYLGAPTEELQEDIRACGFYRNKARSIVNACRRLVDDFNGKVPGTMEALLTLDGVGRKTANVVLGECFGQQGVIVDTHCARINQRLGFTRHADPVKIERDLMKVWPEEHWTLFSHSMVFHGRAVCVARAPRCSQCVLAELCPFPRSKEGKRIAK